From the genome of Branchiostoma lanceolatum isolate klBraLanc5 chromosome 11, klBraLanc5.hap2, whole genome shotgun sequence:
TATCTAGCTGGCCACATATTCTTTGGCCCATGGATAAAGTCCTGCCaccatagatctgcttggagataacaaaaTTAGGTCATTCATCGTTCCCCATATAGACTATAATGACTACATACTATATTACAAATGAGGTTCTATCAACCTATTGGCATATTAAGGTGAGTGATGCCAGTTCAAGACAAGTtcatgaataaagaactttataAAGTTTATTGTCTCATAATTCTTTTCTTGCTGGCAGTTACAATCCTCTAGAAGTGAAAGGAGGTTCTATAGATCCTTGATCACAGCAATAAAAGTACCATGGAATACCATCTTAATATCTATCATAttctttatttattggtttggctgttcagcatgttcagcacacacagccattTTTATACTAATAGACAGgtttcatattcatatcaaaaaTTTATACAAATTGATTAATGTTAATCGATCCATTCAATTCCATCACCATTTAAAATTCAGTTGGAACCACATGTTTCATtcatttgagaaaaaaagattttgtctTAGAATAAGTCAAGAATGAATTTGTCAAGAAAACCAGTAAAAAGGAGAATAATAAATCAGAGTTCTCACTGCAAACAAATAGACTGCATCGACTTTCAATATTCTATCACTACTAAACTATAGCGGGTTTCACTCTTGAGCAGCATAAGGAATGgcctaggtacatgtatgtctgagaAATGGATAATACTGACGGAATGTATGTTGCATGTCATAGAGAGGCATGCTACTTGATTTATCCATTCCTTCCTTATTTATTCCTTCAGCCAATCCCTCATGATCCCAATGACCACCTCAGGCTGGTCCTGCTGTACCCAGTGGCTGGCTCCAGGCACCACCTTCAGAGTGAAGTCAGGCACAAACTTGTCCGTCCCCTCAGTCAGCCCCACCTCTAAGGCCCCGTCCTGGTCCCCCCAGATCATCAGGGTGGGGCACGTCACCTTCATGCCCCTGTAGCTGCGAGGGGGTGTCTTCCTCGAAGCACGGTAGTAGTTGATAGCTAAGCAGGGGAAAAGGGAAAACTAAAATCACTATCCCATATCACAGGCTATTTTTAGCACTATGCCATGATAGAGGGATAAACACTTGAAGCAAATGCTTTTGAAAAGACTATAATTAACAGTCATGATCAAGGTAACCTGTGGTCGGAATATGGTTggcgaggttgcctactagCGTTCGAAAGTCGTCTGCACTGGCTGATgataaattttgtaaaatcaaaCTCAGGAAAGTCAAGATGCTTGGACCAGAGGAGCAAAGGAAGgtgctagaataggatggattccatgCTACTCATAACCCAGCACCCACCTTGGTTGGGGAgaggtcgggagcaaagtcgtggaaAGATCCTAAATgtgcgacaggggctttacttgTTCTCAAAATAATGAATCCACTGAAAAAGTGCTCGTGAACTTTTAGAAGATATTTGCAATTGGCAGAGCATGAATGAGGGCCTgtatgccccttttacgtagagcgtaatcggccgttttaattttacgtagagcgttgccgaccactccataatttagcgtagagcgtagggaggcttttctgaatttagcgtagagcataGGGAGGCTTACTGAATTTAgggtattacgtagccggcccaccgaatttagcgtagagcgttgtcgggaccccccatgcaggccctcatgaaTCATCGTATAGATTTATTGGAGGAATACTTTTGGGGGAAAGTGAAAGTAAATACAAAAGCTTCGTACCAGAAGACTAACAGTAATAATAATAAGACTCAATACCTCCAGAAATGTTGGCCCCAGGTCTGGCGAAGGTGTATTTGAAGGCTTCTATGTCCTCATCCGTAATTGCATCACTGCACCTGCAGCCCATCTCTTTCCCTTTGAAGGTATCAGTGATCATCTGTACAAAGACGAAAACACATAGGGTCTAATAAAAGAACAGCCAATTGTAAATGCCTATCCACATTTCTGGTTTGCTTACTTTTATGAACCCTATGATGGATAGTTTGAAATTACAACTGAATTTTTTGGCAATCTTTGGCATTTTTCATGAGGCAGACGTAATGGGAAGTCTGTGTCATAACTTGAGCCATGTGTTCTGATCTGATGTCACATCTCCACATCAATGGACCGTTCCAGCCGAACACCACAAGCCCAGCCGGCCCCgttctatttcgaacatcttggtcaaaaacagcgcttgacggacaaaaaaGACCACCGCCGCTTGGCTGTCCATAATGCGGGCTGGCTTAATTTTTTTAGTCTTAAACACTTTCAGAACAGGCCTAAAAAGGCTTTGTAATTTCTGTCTTACTAGGGATGTTTTGACCGAAGTGTTTGAAGTAGAACAGGGTGTTCTATATGtttgatatggtgttcgacgggaacaGATGATGGCCTTagttacaataaaaaaaatctgcacCATTCCAGCTGGCTCCCTTCTGTATCATGATTACTGCAGATTATTCTAACATTTCTAACTTCTACTTTCTATTTTAATATTTCAATTAAAAGCATTCACTTCGTGCACACTAACCTCAAAGTCAAAGGATTTCACTAAGGTCTCCGGTAGCCACGGTAACTGGAAGAGAAACATGTACCAGGAGCGGCGGAACTGGGAGAAGTGGGTGGTGAGGTATTTCGCAAAGATGCCAGGATGTGGGATGTTCATCACAATCAGCTTGTCCACGAGATCAGGGTGGTCGATAGCGAAATTCCAGGCTACCATACCACCCCAGTCATGTGCCACCAGGGTACAGGAGCTGTAGCCTAAAGCCGCGATCAACTCTCTCACGTCATTGGTCAGGTGGGGCATACTGAAGTTGGGCCAGCCACGGTAACCAAAAGGTTGTGGGGACTCGGTCTCACCGTAACCACGCAGGTCGGGGGCGACAACACGGTAGGAGTTCCTGAAAGTATAATACTAGTCATTGGAAAATCTCAACATCTGGCACTTTTCTTTGATATACCATATAACTTCTCCGTTTTGATTAAGATTTCATCGATGCAAATTATTCACATATTATTCAAACCACTGCAAAggcttagtctccaagcagatgtaaaattgcaacattttcaggCTGTTTTTCCCAACATATGCTTTTGAGTTTGACTTTGAGAAAAGGTCAATCTGTAGCTAAAACAAACCAGTGACATTTGGAAACTGCATTTTTCCATATACCCTAGGTTGTGTGATGAAGCATTCATATGCAGGGCTACTTAACTTTAAATGACTATGAAGTTTAATCAAGtctgttcaaggaggttttatatagaaaacctccttggtctgttaCAATTTGGAGATTTTCTCGGCACATTATATTGGAAGGGTCTattaaaagaaacatttttaaaGCAAACAACTGATTTTCCTACTGCAGTTTGAtttgcaatcaatcaatcacgtCAACATAATTACTGGGTGTAACGTTACGCCCTGAAAACTGAATGCCATGAtaaaatttgattgattgattgattagctTCTGATCACTTTCACTTGCGATGAACTTTATACACATTATGTCCTTTCCAGTTGTGCGATTTCCACAAGAAATGCTGGTGTACAAATTATAGTAGAAGAATTATCATTTTTGGAATCAATGTTCTATACGGGGACAATAAATTTCACTGTACCAATAAAACCAATTGACCTTTGTATGGTAGATTGGGCAGTGAGTGTGGGCGTAACTAAcgcataacgttacatggcaaCCATACCATCGCGAGCTCGCCGCAATCTCCGCGGTGTTAAGTGTGCTGCCCACCCGCCCAGGATTTTTTACGGGGCTGATTTCAATCACATCGATCAggaagtagcctggatgccagacccccaaactcttaGATATctacacgatagatattttagagtttgggggtctggcatccaggctaatcaGGAAGGGGCGGCGATAAATGTCTCTAGAAGGCTAGCCACTGGCTACTAGAagactagcctgagtaccagcctccgtagtgaccgctggctgaaaaaaaatcgcttgcttcTCGGACTATCGTGGTCTATGTTTAGCAGATTGGGCCCgataaaacacccctaagccgacccgtggTGACCAGGCTAACCTGAACTCCTTGAGTTGATGTCTCCAGGAGTACCAGCACTCCGGGAAGCCGTGCAGACACAGCATGAGCGGCTTGTCCCTCTCCCCCGCCGCCACATAGTGGAACCTCAGCCCGCTGCTCTCCAGCCGCACGTACCCGTGTGTGCCCAGGTCCGGGTCGTCCAGACACTTGGGGCGGTCCGGGCGAACTTTGTAGCCGAAGAACGCGCGGGGCCCGCGCCTGATAGCACTCAAAGTCATGGTAACGAGCATTATGGAGCCGTAGAAACTTGCGACGAGCCACACCATCGCAGATTGGATCATACGTGCCAGAGACATCTTTCGAGAGCTGCCACTGCTGTAATTAGTGTAAACTTCTCGGGAAGAGAAAAGGAACGCTACCCAGCAATGACCCTACAATGACCCCAAGATGGCGACGCGATACCGCCCAAGGTtacgtcatctccaagcagatgtttggagggaAGATCGTTATGTTTCTGAATaatgcttgcttgcttgcttgaatCAAGGAGTATAACCGAAGACTGTGCtataatattttgcatttcgTGCCGCAATTGTCTCAAAATGTGcaacttttcaacat
Proteins encoded in this window:
- the LOC136444869 gene encoding epoxide hydrolase 4-like; its protein translation is MSLARMIQSAMVWLVASFYGSIMLVTMTLSAIRRGPRAFFGYKVRPDRPKCLDDPDLGTHGYVRLESSGLRFHYVAAGERDKPLMLCLHGFPECWYSWRHQLKEFRNSYRVVAPDLRGYGETESPQPFGYRGWPNFSMPHLTNDVRELIAALGYSSCTLVAHDWGGMVAWNFAIDHPDLVDKLIVMNIPHPGIFAKYLTTHFSQFRRSWYMFLFQLPWLPETLVKSFDFEMITDTFKGKEMGCRCSDAITDEDIEAFKYTFARPGANISGAINYYRASRKTPPRSYRGMKVTCPTLMIWGDQDGALEVGLTEGTDKFVPDFTLKVVPGASHWVQQDQPEVVIGIMRDWLKE